From Candidatus Atelocyanobacterium thalassa isolate ALOHA, a single genomic window includes:
- the modB gene encoding molybdate ABC transporter permease subunit yields the protein MALDFSPIWISLKIATFATFFAFFSGTISAYWMFKYNGKWKSIIDGFLTIPLVLPPTVIGFLLLLLLGKYGPIGRLLWLFNVNIIFTWYAAVIAAIVVAFPLMYKTSLGAFQQIDFNLISSAKTLGASEIELFWRIILPLARPGLISGLLLSYARALGEFGATLMLAGSIPGKTQTIPIAIFFATESGDIEEARLLVIIMVLLSLSITISINFWNDNYSIKRLGKKFSKIKTFKVSKTLKSEKNSLPVVEASENFHPSTLCDSNQLVVNIKKKLTNFELNVSFSINRGQTPLGLLGASGAGKSLILRCIAGLDTPDHGYISLNGKVLFDSQKGINVPIRERKVGFLFQNYALFHHLTIFQNIAFGLPKNLPSSIVHQKVEKQLVTVQLQGFEHRYPNTLSGGQKQRVALARALANEPDILLLDEPFSALDTYLRDQLEKLLKLSLNNYAGIALFVSHNLEEAYRICPNLLILNEGIILTKGLKQKVFDNPRYLKAAQITGCKNFSRALPLSKNKIAALDWGCTLKINESTFPDLTHVGIRAHQISFIDFGVNLLEYNQLENFFKCWLASITETQHRITLYIKLNSPPTSFFDYHLQVEVFKDKWDELKKLPIPWPVQLEPSRLMLLQNSSDSISLEYTTSDFSKVTSKHNSN from the coding sequence ATGGCTTTAGATTTTTCTCCTATTTGGATCTCATTAAAAATTGCAACTTTTGCTACATTTTTTGCATTTTTTTCTGGAACAATATCAGCTTATTGGATGTTTAAATATAATGGAAAATGGAAAAGCATAATTGATGGATTTTTAACAATTCCTTTAGTACTTCCTCCTACAGTAATTGGATTTTTACTATTATTATTACTAGGAAAATATGGACCTATCGGTAGACTATTGTGGTTGTTTAATGTTAATATAATATTTACGTGGTATGCAGCTGTTATAGCAGCAATAGTTGTTGCTTTTCCTTTGATGTATAAAACATCATTAGGAGCATTTCAACAAATAGACTTTAACCTAATATCTAGTGCTAAAACTCTGGGAGCCTCAGAAATAGAGCTTTTTTGGCGGATCATACTGCCTTTAGCTAGACCGGGTCTTATATCAGGATTATTGTTGTCATATGCACGGGCTCTCGGTGAATTTGGAGCAACCTTGATGCTGGCGGGTAGTATTCCTGGAAAGACTCAAACTATTCCGATAGCAATCTTTTTCGCCACAGAAAGTGGTGACATAGAAGAAGCCCGGCTATTAGTAATAATAATGGTTCTTCTATCGCTTAGCATTACCATTAGTATAAATTTTTGGAATGATAACTATTCTATTAAACGTCTAGGGAAAAAGTTCTCGAAGATTAAAACATTTAAAGTTAGTAAGACTTTGAAAAGTGAAAAAAATTCTCTACCAGTTGTTGAGGCTTCAGAGAATTTTCACCCTTCAACACTATGTGATTCTAATCAATTAGTTGTCAACATAAAGAAAAAATTAACTAACTTTGAGTTAAATGTTTCCTTCTCAATTAATCGAGGCCAAACACCATTAGGTTTGTTAGGAGCTTCTGGAGCCGGGAAAAGTTTAATCTTAAGATGTATCGCTGGGCTGGATACTCCTGATCATGGCTATATATCTTTAAATGGTAAAGTCTTATTTGATTCTCAAAAAGGTATCAATGTTCCAATTCGTGAACGTAAAGTCGGATTTTTATTTCAAAACTATGCTTTGTTTCATCATTTAACAATTTTTCAAAACATAGCTTTTGGGTTACCTAAAAATCTTCCCTCTTCTATTGTTCATCAAAAAGTTGAAAAACAGTTGGTAACAGTTCAGTTACAGGGGTTTGAACATCGTTATCCTAATACACTTTCTGGAGGACAAAAACAAAGAGTTGCATTAGCTAGAGCATTAGCTAATGAACCCGACATCTTACTGTTAGACGAACCTTTTTCTGCACTTGATACTTATCTACGAGATCAATTAGAAAAGCTTTTAAAGCTAAGCTTAAATAATTACGCAGGAATAGCATTGTTTGTTAGCCATAATTTGGAAGAAGCCTATCGTATTTGTCCTAATCTTTTAATACTAAATGAAGGTATAATACTTACAAAGGGTTTGAAACAAAAAGTTTTTGATAATCCACGCTATCTTAAAGCAGCACAAATCACAGGATGTAAAAACTTTTCTAGAGCTCTTCCATTATCGAAAAATAAAATTGCTGCTCTTGATTGGGGATGTACCTTAAAAATTAATGAATCAACTTTTCCTGATTTAACTCATGTCGGAATTCGTGCTCATCAGATATCATTTATCGATTTTGGAGTAAATCTTTTAGAATATAATCAACTTGAGAATTTCTTTAAATGCTGGTTAGCAAGTATAACTGAAACTCAACACAGGATAACGTTATATATAAAATTAAACTCTCCTCCAACCAGTTTTTTTGACTATCATCTACAAGTCGAAGTCTTCAAGGATAAATGGGATGAGCTAAAAAAACTTCCAATACCCTGGCCAGTACAACTTGAACCTTCACGCCTCATGTTACTACAGAATTCAAGCGACTCTATATCCCTTGAATATACAACTAGTGATTTTTCAAAAGTTACTAGTAAACATAACTCTAATTAA
- the fdxB gene encoding ferredoxin III, nif-specific, whose protein sequence is MANLTGLTFGQKEWTPKFVEDINKETCLGCGRCFKVCGHNVLTLLGVNEDGEVVDEDEDDDDVERQVMGIINKDNCVGCEACAKICPKGCYTNVPLAI, encoded by the coding sequence ATGGCAAACTTAACTGGCTTAACTTTTGGACAAAAAGAATGGACTCCAAAGTTTGTTGAAGATATCAATAAAGAAACCTGTCTTGGTTGTGGACGTTGTTTCAAAGTCTGCGGTCACAATGTCTTAACTTTGTTAGGAGTTAATGAAGACGGTGAAGTCGTTGATGAAGATGAAGATGATGATGATGTAGAACGTCAAGTCATGGGTATTATTAATAAAGATAATTGCGTTGGTTGTGAAGCATGCGCAAAAATTTGTCCTAAAGGTTGTTATACTAACGTACCTCTAGCTATATAA